Proteins from one Amycolatopsis benzoatilytica AK 16/65 genomic window:
- a CDS encoding acetyl-CoA acetyltransferase, translating to MDPRIPVLAGGGQLNQRDRPREPVDMMVEAARRAAADAGAPGLAEAVESVRVVGLLSWRYRDPGRLVGERLGAPVRHTVYTGNGGSHPQSLVNDAAEDIAAGRCDVVLVVGAEAWRTRMTLKADGRRPEWTVQSDDVREPERRPDVPMRDPLEVRAGLDRPAFVYPLFEQALRLDAGRGIEEHHARIASLWSRFSEVAAGNPAAWTPRAHTPAEIATPGPKNRMISWPYPKLMNSNNNVEQAAAVLVCSAAAARRFGVPEDRWVFPRAGAEASDTAAVAARPRLAGSPAIGAAGRAALELAGVGVAELGPIDLYSCFPSAVQVAAAELGLPVDDPARPLTITGGLTFAGGPWNNYSTHAIATMIAEVRRTQRPGLITANSGYLTRHSIGVYSPWPGEGFRRQSAQAEADRVPPTAVAADYTGPAELEAWTVAFTRDGEADTAMAALRTASGARTLARCDDPGTVRQLVHEEDAGIKADVREDGTFTPR from the coding sequence ATGGATCCCCGGATCCCGGTCCTGGCCGGCGGCGGCCAGCTCAACCAGCGCGATCGCCCCCGCGAGCCGGTCGACATGATGGTCGAAGCCGCCCGCCGTGCGGCAGCCGACGCCGGCGCCCCCGGACTCGCCGAGGCCGTCGAGTCAGTCCGGGTTGTCGGTCTGCTGTCCTGGCGTTACCGCGACCCAGGGCGGCTGGTCGGGGAGCGGCTCGGCGCGCCGGTCCGGCACACCGTCTACACGGGAAACGGCGGCAGCCATCCCCAATCCCTGGTCAACGACGCCGCGGAGGACATCGCCGCGGGCCGGTGCGACGTCGTGCTCGTGGTCGGCGCCGAAGCGTGGCGGACGCGAATGACGTTGAAAGCCGACGGCCGGCGTCCGGAGTGGACGGTACAGAGCGACGACGTCCGCGAGCCGGAGCGTCGTCCGGACGTGCCGATGCGCGATCCCTTGGAAGTGCGGGCGGGACTGGACCGCCCCGCCTTCGTTTATCCGCTGTTCGAGCAGGCGCTCCGCCTCGATGCCGGGCGCGGCATCGAGGAGCACCACGCGCGGATAGCGTCGCTCTGGTCGCGATTCAGCGAGGTCGCGGCCGGGAACCCGGCCGCGTGGACCCCCCGCGCGCACACTCCGGCGGAGATCGCGACGCCCGGGCCGAAGAACCGGATGATCTCCTGGCCCTACCCGAAACTGATGAATTCCAACAACAACGTCGAACAGGCGGCAGCGGTCCTGGTCTGCTCGGCGGCGGCTGCGCGGCGGTTCGGCGTGCCTGAGGACCGCTGGGTCTTTCCGCGCGCCGGTGCCGAGGCTTCGGACACCGCGGCCGTCGCTGCACGGCCCCGGCTCGCCGGTTCCCCGGCGATCGGCGCTGCTGGTCGGGCAGCGCTGGAGCTGGCTGGCGTCGGAGTCGCGGAACTGGGCCCGATCGACCTGTATTCGTGTTTCCCCTCCGCGGTGCAGGTCGCGGCCGCGGAACTCGGGCTGCCGGTCGACGATCCGGCGCGCCCGCTCACGATCACCGGCGGGCTCACCTTCGCCGGGGGGCCGTGGAACAACTACAGCACGCACGCGATAGCCACGATGATCGCCGAAGTCCGGCGCACCCAGCGTCCGGGGCTGATCACCGCGAACAGCGGCTACCTCACCAGACACTCGATCGGCGTCTATTCGCCGTGGCCGGGCGAGGGATTCCGTCGCCAGTCGGCTCAAGCCGAAGCGGACCGGGTGCCGCCGACCGCGGTCGCCGCTGACTACACCGGTCCGGCCGAGCTGGAAGCGTGGACAGTCGCGTTCACCCGGGACGGGGAGGCTGACACCGCCATGGCGGCCCTGCGCACGGCGTCAGGCGCACGGACTCTCGCGCGCTGCGACGACCCCGGCACAGTCCGCCAGTTGGTGCACGAAGAGGACGCCGGCATCAAGGCCGACGTACGCGAAGACGGCACTTTCACGCCGAGATGA
- a CDS encoding FAD-dependent oxidoreductase gives MTHVVTRACCNDASCVAVCPVNCIHPTPDEPDYGTAEMLYIDPAGCVDCGACVEVCPVGAISADYDLTDEQIPFEELNARWFDGPGRRDYPQEQQVARVREWAGGDLRVAVVGSGPAACYAAEELLAQRGLDVRVDMFERLPTPGGLVRFGVAPDHQDTKDATRAFANTMRRKGFRLFLNTEIGSDLRIDELRERYHAVVVAVGALTDRPLGIPGEDLPGSHSATEFVGWYNGHPDFAHRTFDLSGERAVVIGNGNVALDVARILTADPERLAKTDIADPALAQLRSSSVREVVVVGRRGPVQAAFTTKELLGLARTPGADLVVRPEELPEPDGESKIDLLAELAGRRPSADRRVALRFLAAPTEITGDGWVEGVRLCRTRLVADNGVVRAIPTDDFEELACGLVFRSVGYRGSPLPGLPFDDRRGVIPNDAGRVAVPGVYATGWIKRGPSGVIGTNRKCARDTVGALLDDFREGRLPAPAEAGDIADVLPRHIDLGGWRRINDHEVDAGRRQRRPRVKLVDVAEMLAVARQDG, from the coding sequence ATGACCCACGTCGTCACCCGCGCGTGCTGCAACGACGCTTCGTGCGTCGCGGTGTGCCCGGTGAATTGCATCCACCCCACGCCGGACGAGCCGGACTACGGCACGGCCGAAATGCTCTACATCGACCCGGCCGGTTGCGTCGACTGCGGGGCGTGCGTCGAGGTCTGCCCGGTCGGCGCGATCAGCGCCGACTACGACCTCACCGACGAGCAGATCCCGTTCGAAGAGCTCAACGCGCGGTGGTTCGACGGCCCGGGCCGTCGCGATTACCCGCAGGAGCAACAGGTCGCGCGGGTCCGCGAGTGGGCGGGTGGCGACTTGCGGGTGGCCGTGGTCGGTTCGGGCCCAGCGGCCTGCTATGCAGCCGAGGAACTGCTGGCCCAACGCGGCTTGGACGTCCGCGTCGACATGTTCGAGCGGCTGCCGACACCTGGTGGTCTGGTGCGCTTCGGCGTCGCGCCGGACCACCAGGACACCAAGGACGCGACTCGGGCCTTCGCGAACACCATGCGGCGCAAGGGTTTCCGCCTGTTCCTCAACACGGAGATCGGCTCCGATCTGAGGATCGACGAGCTGCGCGAGCGGTACCACGCGGTGGTGGTCGCGGTCGGGGCGCTCACCGACCGGCCGCTCGGGATTCCGGGCGAGGACCTGCCGGGCAGTCATTCGGCGACGGAGTTCGTCGGCTGGTACAACGGCCATCCCGACTTCGCCCATCGCACCTTCGACCTGTCGGGGGAGCGGGCGGTGGTGATCGGCAACGGGAACGTGGCGCTGGACGTCGCCCGGATTCTGACTGCCGACCCGGAGCGCCTGGCGAAGACCGACATCGCCGACCCGGCCCTGGCGCAGCTGCGGTCGAGTTCGGTCCGCGAAGTCGTCGTGGTCGGGCGGCGCGGGCCCGTGCAAGCCGCGTTCACGACGAAGGAACTGCTCGGCTTGGCGCGGACACCCGGGGCGGACCTCGTGGTACGGCCGGAGGAACTGCCGGAGCCGGACGGCGAGTCCAAAATAGACCTTTTGGCCGAGCTGGCCGGTCGCCGGCCGAGCGCGGACCGTCGGGTCGCCCTGCGGTTCCTGGCCGCGCCGACTGAGATCACCGGCGACGGCTGGGTGGAGGGTGTCCGGTTGTGCCGCACCCGGCTCGTCGCGGACAACGGCGTGGTGCGCGCGATCCCGACCGACGACTTCGAGGAACTGGCCTGCGGGCTCGTGTTCCGTTCGGTCGGCTACCGCGGTTCGCCCTTGCCCGGCTTGCCGTTCGACGACCGGCGGGGCGTCATCCCCAACGACGCCGGCCGGGTGGCGGTGCCCGGCGTCTACGCGACGGGATGGATCAAGCGCGGTCCGTCCGGTGTGATCGGCACCAACCGCAAGTGTGCGCGGGACACTGTCGGGGCCCTCCTCGACGACTTCCGCGAAGGAAGGCTCCCAGCCCCGGCCGAAGCCGGGGACATCGCTGACGTGCTGCCGCGGCACATCGATCTCGGCGGGTGGCGGCGGATCAACGACCACGAAGTGGACGCGGGGCGCCGGCAGCGGCGGCCGCGAGTGAAGCTGGTGGACGTCGCCGAAATGCTCGCCGTAGCCCGCCAAGACGGCTGA
- a CDS encoding NDMA-dependent alcohol dehydrogenase has translation MKSRAAVLFEAPGEWEIVEVEVDDPKEFEVLVRFEHAGLCHSDDHYAKGDVPAMAYPFCGGHEGAGVVEKVGPGVRDLKVGDHVVAAFIPGCGRCTWCARGMQNLCDNGAYMMLGTQLDGTFRLHTEDGKDVGQCSLVSTFSEYSVLPEWGALKIDPEIPLSVASLVGCGVPTGWGSAVNAAAVQPGQVVIVMGVGGIGINAVQGAKFAGASRIIAVDPAPFHREAALKLGATDAFENMQQATDLAQALTNGQGADSAIVTVGVVTGEHVAEAFASIRKAGTVVLTSMGNVVEYGIPVSLFELAMYQKRIQGSLFGMMQPTRAVEDLLRLYQEGHLMLDELITRRYSLEEINQGYRDMHAGINLRGVIDF, from the coding sequence ATGAAGTCGCGCGCGGCAGTCCTGTTCGAGGCGCCCGGCGAATGGGAAATCGTCGAGGTGGAGGTCGACGACCCGAAGGAGTTCGAGGTCCTGGTGCGCTTCGAGCATGCCGGCCTCTGCCACTCCGACGACCATTACGCGAAGGGCGACGTCCCGGCGATGGCCTACCCGTTCTGCGGCGGGCACGAAGGAGCGGGCGTCGTCGAAAAGGTCGGTCCCGGAGTGCGCGACCTGAAGGTCGGCGACCACGTCGTCGCGGCGTTCATCCCGGGCTGCGGCCGGTGCACGTGGTGCGCTCGCGGCATGCAGAACCTGTGCGACAACGGGGCCTACATGATGCTGGGCACCCAACTGGACGGCACTTTCCGGCTGCACACCGAGGACGGGAAGGACGTCGGCCAGTGCTCGCTGGTGTCGACGTTCTCGGAGTACTCGGTGCTGCCGGAATGGGGAGCCCTGAAGATCGACCCGGAGATCCCGCTCTCGGTCGCGTCGCTGGTCGGCTGCGGAGTGCCGACCGGCTGGGGCTCGGCGGTCAACGCCGCCGCGGTCCAGCCCGGCCAGGTCGTGATCGTCATGGGCGTCGGCGGGATCGGCATCAACGCCGTGCAAGGCGCCAAGTTCGCCGGCGCGTCACGGATCATCGCGGTCGACCCGGCTCCGTTCCACCGGGAGGCGGCGCTCAAGCTGGGCGCGACGGACGCCTTCGAGAACATGCAGCAGGCGACGGACCTCGCCCAAGCCCTGACCAACGGGCAGGGCGCGGACTCGGCGATCGTGACCGTCGGCGTCGTCACCGGCGAGCACGTGGCGGAGGCGTTCGCTTCGATCCGCAAGGCCGGCACGGTCGTGCTGACCAGCATGGGCAACGTCGTCGAGTACGGCATCCCGGTGAGCCTGTTCGAGCTGGCTATGTACCAGAAACGGATCCAGGGCTCGCTGTTCGGCATGATGCAGCCCACCCGGGCGGTCGAGGACCTGCTGCGCCTCTACCAAGAGGGGCACCTGATGCTGGACGAGCTGATCACCCGCCGCTATTCCCTGGAGGAGATCAACCAGGGCTATCGCGACATGCACGCGGGCATCAACCTTCGCGGCGTCATCGACTTCTGA
- a CDS encoding SCP2 sterol-binding domain-containing protein, whose protein sequence is MTVKLGSVEFYEAMADALNNDPEWAEKGKNIDFDMAYKYEAPVEGQFFVSFDKGRVTEVRVASQEDLDKADFLISGSSDTWRGCFDGSINPTVAMTRGKLRVRGKMAQMLKNMPAFMYIQQTMGKVEFE, encoded by the coding sequence ATGACCGTGAAACTCGGAAGCGTCGAGTTCTACGAGGCGATGGCCGACGCCCTCAACAACGACCCGGAATGGGCCGAAAAGGGAAAGAACATCGACTTCGACATGGCCTACAAGTACGAGGCCCCGGTCGAGGGCCAGTTCTTCGTCAGCTTCGACAAGGGCCGGGTCACCGAGGTGCGCGTCGCGTCCCAGGAAGACCTCGACAAGGCAGACTTCCTCATCAGCGGCAGCAGCGACACCTGGCGCGGATGCTTCGACGGCAGCATCAATCCGACCGTCGCGATGACCCGGGGCAAGCTGCGGGTGCGCGGGAAGATGGCGCAGATGCTGAAGAACATGCCTGCCTTCATGTACATCCAGCAGACGATGGGGAAGGTGGAGTTCGAATGA
- a CDS encoding cytochrome P450, translating to MTELKDAASADVQYDFDIHSPDLADTVYDVYAQMRQKCPVAHSPRYGGHWIATEYDTIQEILRNPGVFSSESVNVPNTIGQDGPMIPIEVDPPDHGIYRKLINPLFSPKRMADLEPRIREIAGELIDEMLKHDKVDFVDAFAKALPSRVFLALMGWNAEDADKFNGWADTIVLGEPGASEERTTEVRMGAAMEVYAYFAEMIDERADSGDGEDITQILINGTFEDRALTQFEVLNILFLFLIGGLHTVQGQLAHTVIYFAEHPEVRKQLVDDLGLVPTAVEEMLRWESAVCPARVVKEDHVLDGVQLRAGDKILIPFASANHDAAKFADPDDVDLARDPNPHLAFGAGNHRCVGSHLARLELRVAFEELHRRIPDYRLDPADPPVRHLSQVKGVLKLPLVLGESL from the coding sequence ATGACCGAACTGAAGGACGCGGCGAGCGCCGACGTTCAGTACGACTTCGACATCCACTCGCCCGATCTCGCCGACACCGTCTACGACGTGTACGCGCAGATGCGGCAGAAATGCCCGGTGGCGCACAGCCCGCGCTACGGCGGCCACTGGATCGCGACCGAGTACGACACGATTCAGGAGATCCTGCGCAACCCCGGGGTGTTCTCGAGCGAATCGGTCAACGTGCCGAACACCATCGGCCAGGACGGCCCGATGATCCCGATCGAGGTGGACCCGCCGGACCACGGCATCTACCGCAAGTTGATCAACCCGCTGTTCTCGCCGAAGCGGATGGCCGATCTGGAACCCCGCATCCGCGAGATCGCCGGCGAGCTGATCGACGAGATGCTCAAGCACGACAAGGTCGATTTCGTCGATGCCTTCGCGAAAGCTCTGCCCAGCAGGGTTTTTCTCGCCCTGATGGGCTGGAACGCCGAAGACGCCGACAAGTTCAACGGCTGGGCCGACACGATCGTGCTCGGCGAACCGGGGGCCAGCGAGGAACGCACCACCGAGGTCCGGATGGGCGCAGCGATGGAGGTCTACGCCTACTTCGCGGAAATGATCGACGAGCGCGCCGACTCCGGGGACGGCGAGGACATCACGCAGATCCTCATCAACGGCACGTTCGAGGACCGCGCGCTGACCCAGTTCGAGGTCCTCAACATCCTGTTCCTTTTCCTCATCGGCGGCCTGCACACCGTGCAGGGGCAGCTCGCGCACACGGTGATCTACTTCGCCGAGCACCCGGAGGTGCGCAAGCAGCTCGTCGACGACCTCGGCCTGGTGCCGACCGCGGTGGAGGAGATGCTGCGCTGGGAGTCTGCGGTCTGCCCGGCGCGCGTGGTGAAGGAAGACCATGTGCTCGACGGCGTCCAGTTGCGGGCGGGGGACAAGATCCTCATCCCGTTCGCCTCGGCCAACCACGACGCTGCCAAGTTCGCCGACCCGGACGACGTCGACCTCGCCCGTGATCCCAATCCGCACCTGGCGTTCGGCGCCGGCAACCACCGCTGCGTCGGCTCCCACCTGGCCCGGCTGGAGCTGCGCGTCGCGTTCGAAGAGCTGCACCGCCGGATCCCCGACTACCGGCTGGACCCCGCCGACCCGCCGGTCCGGCACCTCAGCCAGGTCAAGGGCGTGCTGAAACTGCCGTTGGTCCTCGGCGAATCCCTCTGA
- a CDS encoding ferredoxin — protein MSKVATVDRVLCKGHGRCYLTAPELFDCDDEGFAIVADEATTAEQIAELDRAASNCPEQAITAAYHGKDAR, from the coding sequence ATGAGCAAGGTCGCGACGGTGGATCGCGTGCTGTGCAAGGGACACGGACGCTGCTATCTCACCGCTCCCGAACTGTTCGACTGCGACGACGAAGGTTTCGCGATCGTCGCCGACGAGGCCACGACCGCAGAGCAGATCGCCGAGCTGGACCGGGCCGCGAGCAATTGCCCAGAGCAGGCGATCACCGCCGCCTACCACGGAAAGGACGCCCGATGA
- a CDS encoding aldehyde dehydrogenase family protein, producing MRSFRNFIGGRWADAEGVLPVDDPSTGEVFAKVPDSPAETVDEAVRAARAAFDDGPWARMSPGDRAGVLRRLATALESRFDVLVDELIADTGATARFCPMLQVGAPMAHLRDFADMAPLLERPESFPIQASPSLGQWELHREPVGVVGAFTPYNFPLFMCVWKIAPALLAGNTVVLKPSPLTPVGPDALAAAAIEAGLPPGVLNIVHGDRTAGEALVAHPGVDLISFTGSTAVGTRVMAAAAATAKEVILELGGKSPALVLPDADAELAVRGTLFSSLMHAGQACVATTRMLVPDERYDEFAELLQERASVLRLGPAADFATDVGPVISAAARMKVEKFVAAGIEHGARALVGGDQPSGVPEGGHYVSPTVLVDLDNNNPAAHEEIFGPVLSVIRYRGVEDGIRIANDTRYGLAAAVWGTNLVQAREVALRLRGGLTWINDVAQADVARTPLAGRGMSGVGSENGVEGLFAYTKTRSLYTALDTDLDVRAYGVVGGEWG from the coding sequence ATGCGTTCTTTCCGCAATTTCATCGGCGGCCGCTGGGCCGACGCCGAAGGCGTTCTGCCGGTGGACGACCCGTCGACCGGCGAGGTCTTCGCCAAGGTGCCCGATTCGCCCGCCGAAACGGTCGACGAGGCAGTGCGAGCCGCCCGGGCGGCGTTCGACGACGGACCCTGGGCGCGGATGTCCCCCGGCGACCGGGCAGGGGTGCTGCGGCGGCTGGCCACGGCGCTGGAGAGCCGATTCGACGTCCTGGTCGACGAGTTGATCGCCGACACCGGCGCCACCGCGCGGTTCTGCCCGATGCTGCAGGTCGGGGCTCCGATGGCGCACCTGCGCGACTTCGCCGACATGGCGCCTTTGCTGGAGCGCCCGGAGAGTTTCCCGATCCAGGCGAGTCCTTCCCTCGGCCAGTGGGAACTGCACCGCGAGCCGGTCGGGGTGGTCGGTGCCTTCACGCCGTACAACTTCCCGCTGTTCATGTGCGTGTGGAAGATCGCGCCCGCCCTGCTGGCCGGCAACACCGTGGTGCTCAAGCCGTCACCGCTCACCCCGGTCGGGCCGGACGCGCTCGCCGCCGCCGCGATCGAGGCCGGCTTGCCGCCTGGCGTGCTCAACATCGTGCATGGCGACCGGACCGCCGGGGAGGCTCTGGTCGCGCATCCAGGCGTCGACCTGATCAGCTTCACCGGCAGCACTGCCGTCGGCACCAGGGTCATGGCCGCGGCCGCCGCCACCGCGAAGGAGGTCATCCTCGAACTGGGCGGGAAGTCGCCCGCACTAGTCCTCCCCGACGCCGATGCCGAACTCGCCGTGCGCGGGACGTTGTTCAGCAGCCTGATGCACGCCGGACAGGCGTGCGTGGCCACGACCCGCATGCTCGTGCCGGACGAGCGTTACGACGAGTTCGCCGAGCTGCTCCAGGAACGTGCGTCGGTGCTGCGGCTCGGCCCGGCCGCCGACTTCGCCACCGACGTCGGGCCGGTCATTTCCGCGGCCGCCCGGATGAAGGTCGAGAAGTTCGTCGCGGCCGGGATCGAACACGGGGCGAGGGCGCTCGTCGGCGGCGATCAGCCATCCGGGGTGCCGGAGGGCGGCCACTACGTCAGCCCGACCGTGCTGGTCGACCTGGACAACAACAATCCGGCCGCGCACGAGGAGATCTTCGGTCCGGTGCTGTCGGTCATCAGGTACCGCGGCGTCGAGGACGGGATCCGCATCGCCAACGACACCCGCTACGGGCTGGCCGCGGCGGTGTGGGGCACGAATCTGGTGCAGGCCCGCGAAGTCGCGCTGCGCCTGCGCGGTGGACTGACCTGGATCAACGACGTCGCGCAGGCCGACGTCGCGCGCACCCCGCTGGCCGGGCGGGGAATGAGCGGAGTCGGCTCGGAGAACGGCGTCGAAGGGCTCTTCGCCTATACCAAGACGCGCAGTCTCTACACCGCCCTCGACACCGACCTCGACGTCCGCGCCTACGGAGTCGTCGGAGGGGAGTGGGGATGA
- a CDS encoding N-acetyltransferase, translating to MIGYRWRESLDDEETRQVDELLTAAAAFDAEAGFPTALPAKRSTGATRHIVVTIAPKGERGNAELDRLPEADIVAYLRLELSDGDGDVQFVVRPEFRSHGVATLLAELLDERPDGWARVPGLRRLHVWAHGNHPAAERTARRFGAIVEHGVFKTLRLLGGSRPYRGPSADVRRSPAAEPPPEVVAGHRTAMAPDERAPFGHAMTRLSDVDGNGSLLVGVDAEDPAGHPACVAVETPDAGRELLQGLLSQALLDVQEAGARRAVLYVDALRADFVSASRELAFEHDHSDFCYVRPLTDN from the coding sequence CCGAAGCGGGATTCCCCACAGCGCTGCCGGCGAAGCGAAGCACGGGCGCGACCCGCCACATCGTGGTCACGATAGCGCCCAAGGGAGAACGCGGGAACGCCGAACTCGACCGGCTGCCCGAGGCGGACATCGTGGCCTACCTTCGGCTGGAGCTGTCCGACGGGGACGGCGACGTCCAGTTCGTCGTGCGCCCGGAATTCCGGTCGCACGGGGTCGCCACCCTGCTCGCCGAGCTGCTCGACGAGCGGCCGGACGGCTGGGCACGGGTGCCGGGCCTGCGCCGCTTGCACGTGTGGGCGCACGGCAATCACCCGGCAGCCGAACGGACGGCCCGCCGGTTCGGGGCGATCGTCGAACACGGCGTCTTCAAAACGCTGCGGCTCCTCGGCGGCTCCCGCCCGTACCGCGGGCCTTCGGCTGACGTGCGGCGATCACCGGCTGCGGAACCGCCGCCGGAAGTGGTTGCCGGGCACCGGACGGCGATGGCTCCGGACGAGCGGGCGCCGTTCGGGCACGCGATGACTCGGCTGTCCGATGTGGACGGAAACGGCAGTCTGCTGGTCGGCGTCGACGCCGAAGACCCGGCAGGCCACCCGGCCTGCGTGGCCGTGGAGACCCCGGATGCCGGCCGTGAGCTTCTGCAGGGTCTGCTGAGCCAGGCATTGCTCGACGTGCAGGAGGCAGGCGCACGCCGGGCGGTGCTGTACGTCGATGCCCTGCGGGCGGACTTCGTCAGCGCTTCACGCGAGCTGGCTTTCGAGCATGACCACTCGGACTTCTGCTACGTCCGCCCGCTCACCGACAACTGA